A window of Marinobacter salarius contains these coding sequences:
- a CDS encoding diguanylate cyclase: MPLYLRFLFPLIGLLLVTDLALATHPGTTPHCPALDAIDPVQREALMNHVCFLSAAPDTPAHRAESPRELPADIQWTSARGHDLVFSHTDSVYWVRLNVRNSGDSQKLWYLKLNYPLLDEVTFWRSSELVEPALTTGDQHPFLSRGIDYRYFLLPVTLGAGETQTITLRIQSSGALNVPLSLKTPETTIAESNHLTLLHGFFYGALLVFAVFNLLLFFSSGTGYYFYNAFYMASLGLFLFAMGGFANQYFWPDSTGFANTSIPMLMSISSLAMTLFGRSFLEIPTNTIANKVLTGLALTSAGLFIMAFLLPYNRSIVLNTGIALLIIACLFIIGIIRWRQGYSPAKWYVVAWSGMLAGALIYSMAAFGYLADFLAREIFMQAAVGAQVILLNYAMVQRWRLLNKKLLDVEHNARTELELKVHERTAQLRSAMRELEKANRQLATLSLNDALTGLHNRRHMDNLLPELCAEARRTGQPLTIALLDADHFKTVNDSWGHEFGDRCLQHIADILRRHVKRPRDVAIRFGGEEFAILLPGTDANGALGVCEGILEDIAAIRVPADDGTPVTLTMSAGTATLSQGDDERDLFRRADEALYRAKACGRNRTEQATPEVS; this comes from the coding sequence ATGCCGCTGTACCTGCGCTTTCTGTTCCCACTGATCGGGCTATTACTGGTCACGGACCTGGCACTGGCGACCCATCCGGGAACGACACCTCATTGCCCGGCGCTGGACGCCATCGATCCGGTGCAACGGGAAGCGCTGATGAACCATGTCTGCTTCCTGAGCGCAGCACCCGACACGCCCGCACATCGGGCCGAATCCCCCCGTGAACTGCCGGCGGATATTCAATGGACATCCGCCAGGGGACACGATCTGGTATTCAGCCACACCGATTCGGTGTACTGGGTTCGCCTCAATGTTCGGAATTCCGGCGATAGCCAGAAGCTCTGGTACCTGAAGCTCAATTACCCACTGCTGGATGAAGTAACGTTCTGGCGCTCCAGCGAACTCGTTGAACCAGCCTTGACCACGGGGGACCAGCACCCCTTTCTCTCGCGGGGCATAGATTACCGGTATTTCCTGCTCCCCGTCACGCTCGGCGCTGGCGAAACCCAAACCATCACCTTGCGGATTCAGAGCAGCGGGGCATTGAACGTTCCGCTGTCGCTGAAAACGCCGGAAACGACGATCGCGGAAAGCAACCACCTTACCCTCCTGCACGGCTTCTTCTATGGGGCGTTGCTGGTCTTTGCGGTATTCAACCTGCTGCTCTTTTTCAGTTCCGGCACCGGCTACTACTTCTACAACGCCTTTTACATGGCATCCCTTGGGCTGTTCCTGTTCGCCATGGGCGGTTTCGCCAACCAGTATTTCTGGCCCGACAGTACCGGTTTCGCCAATACATCGATTCCCATGCTGATGTCGATCAGTTCGCTGGCCATGACCCTGTTCGGGCGCTCATTCCTCGAAATCCCCACCAACACGATTGCGAACAAGGTGTTGACGGGGCTTGCCCTGACCAGCGCAGGCCTGTTCATCATGGCATTCCTGTTGCCCTACAACAGATCCATCGTATTGAATACCGGGATTGCACTGCTGATCATTGCCTGCCTGTTTATCATTGGCATCATCCGCTGGCGCCAGGGATATTCTCCCGCCAAGTGGTACGTAGTGGCATGGTCTGGCATGTTGGCAGGCGCCCTGATCTATTCAATGGCTGCCTTTGGTTACCTGGCTGACTTCCTGGCGCGGGAAATCTTTATGCAGGCCGCCGTTGGAGCGCAGGTTATTCTGCTCAATTACGCCATGGTGCAGCGTTGGCGGCTATTGAATAAAAAGCTTCTGGACGTAGAGCATAACGCCAGAACCGAGCTCGAGTTAAAGGTGCATGAACGCACCGCGCAGCTTCGCAGCGCCATGAGAGAGCTGGAAAAGGCAAACCGGCAGCTGGCAACCCTAAGCCTCAATGACGCTCTGACCGGGCTCCATAATCGCCGTCATATGGACAACCTGCTGCCGGAACTCTGTGCCGAAGCCCGACGTACTGGTCAACCCCTGACCATTGCTCTATTGGATGCCGACCACTTCAAGACTGTCAACGACTCCTGGGGGCACGAGTTTGGTGATCGTTGCCTGCAACACATTGCCGACATTCTCAGGCGCCACGTCAAACGACCCCGTGATGTTGCTATCCGCTTTGGCGGAGAGGAATTCGCCATCCTGTTACCCGGCACCGACGCGAATGGCGCTCTGGGTGTCTGTGAAGGGATTCTTGAGGATATCGCTGCGATACGCGTGCCTGCGGACGATGGCACACCGGTTACGCTGACCATGAGCGCCGGTACCGCCACGTTATCCCAGGGGGATGATGAGCGAGATCTGTTCCGGCGTGCCGATGAGGCGCTCTATCGTGCCAAAGCGTGCGGTCGAAACCGGACTGAGCAAGCGACGCCCGAGGTCTCCTGA
- the rlmM gene encoding 23S rRNA (cytidine(2498)-2'-O)-methyltransferase RlmM, translated as MEQLIAICRPGFETEAGRELTDSAASGGVYGYFEPSVNQGFLTFHCPGSGQVEILVQRLSIDQLVFVRDWFVVLADIALPTSDRVGAVIDALRSVDGAIPVCARIEIRLPENNADADLGNFARKWVSPLSKALRGAGLLGKDSKAESPARLEVLLTGFERAIIGFSLARNRARYVSGIPRLRLPASAPSRSALKLEEAWKVFLPPGQELGYLGSGKQAVDLGAAPGGWTWQLVRQGMMVSAVDNGPMNAELMASGHVEHVEADGYQWRPRRGVDWMVCDIVDHPRRTSEMVVHWLSAKLCRYTVFNLKLPMKKRYDEWLVCKDILEEGLARTEMNFLLRARHLYHDREEITCFIERRD; from the coding sequence ATGGAACAACTGATTGCAATTTGTCGTCCCGGGTTCGAGACGGAAGCGGGGCGGGAGTTAACCGACTCGGCTGCCAGCGGCGGGGTCTATGGTTACTTCGAGCCCTCTGTAAACCAGGGGTTTCTGACCTTTCACTGCCCGGGGTCCGGGCAGGTGGAGATACTGGTCCAGCGGCTGTCCATCGACCAGCTGGTGTTTGTCAGGGACTGGTTTGTGGTTTTAGCGGACATAGCCCTGCCCACGTCGGATCGCGTCGGCGCCGTTATTGACGCATTGCGGTCCGTTGATGGGGCGATTCCTGTCTGTGCCCGTATTGAAATTCGTCTTCCCGAAAACAACGCTGACGCAGACCTCGGCAACTTCGCCCGCAAATGGGTTTCCCCACTGTCGAAAGCGCTAAGGGGCGCCGGGTTACTGGGAAAGGATTCGAAAGCTGAGTCGCCGGCACGGCTTGAAGTGTTACTGACGGGATTCGAGCGCGCCATTATCGGATTCAGTCTGGCCCGCAATCGTGCACGTTACGTCAGTGGTATTCCAAGGCTTCGACTGCCCGCGTCCGCTCCCAGTCGATCGGCGCTGAAACTGGAAGAAGCGTGGAAGGTATTCCTGCCCCCGGGCCAGGAACTGGGCTACCTGGGAAGTGGCAAGCAGGCTGTGGACCTGGGCGCTGCTCCCGGTGGCTGGACGTGGCAACTGGTCAGGCAGGGTATGATGGTGAGCGCCGTTGATAACGGGCCCATGAATGCCGAGTTGATGGCTTCCGGGCACGTAGAGCATGTTGAGGCAGATGGTTATCAATGGCGGCCCCGGCGCGGTGTGGACTGGATGGTGTGCGATATCGTCGACCATCCACGCCGAACCTCGGAGATGGTCGTGCATTGGCTGTCTGCCAAGCTTTGCCGCTATACCGTTTTTAATCTGAAACTACCGATGAAAAAACGGTACGACGAGTGGTTAGTGTGCAAGGACATCCTGGAAGAAGGCCTTGCACGGACGGAAATGAACTTCCTGCTGAGGGCCCGTCACCTCTACCACGATCGTGAGGAGATCACCTGTTTCATAGAACGCAGGGACTGA
- a CDS encoding antibiotic biosynthesis monooxygenase family protein, with translation MIRVLIERHIAETLESAYEDRSRKVLQNAVSAPGFVSGETLVDTHDSNHRLTLSNWRSEADWQRWLLSEERRELMAELIPMMDRDEIITVWQHS, from the coding sequence ATGATCCGGGTGCTGATTGAACGTCATATTGCTGAAACACTCGAATCCGCCTACGAGGACAGATCCCGCAAGGTCCTTCAGAACGCGGTAAGCGCCCCCGGCTTCGTTTCCGGTGAAACGCTGGTCGATACCCACGACTCCAACCATCGACTTACCCTCTCCAACTGGCGCTCCGAAGCTGACTGGCAGCGCTGGCTCCTCTCAGAGGAACGTCGGGAACTGATGGCGGAGCTGATTCCAATGATGGACCGGGACGAGATTATCACTGTGTGGCAGCATAGCTAA
- the tusA gene encoding sulfurtransferase TusA has translation MEQPEHDAELDARGLFCPEPVMLLHNRIVDISIGGVLKVVATDPSTTRDIPRFCQFLNHELVYSAEDDQEFVYFIRRGE, from the coding sequence TTGGAACAACCGGAACACGATGCAGAGCTGGACGCCCGGGGACTGTTTTGCCCGGAACCCGTCATGCTGCTGCACAACAGAATCGTGGATATCAGTATAGGGGGCGTCTTGAAGGTGGTTGCCACGGACCCGTCAACAACCCGGGATATACCGAGGTTCTGCCAGTTCCTGAATCACGAGTTGGTTTACAGCGCTGAGGACGACCAGGAATTCGTTTACTTTATCCGCCGGGGGGAATGA
- the dsbD gene encoding protein-disulfide reductase DsbD, translating to MTGNNTASRSSAPHRVLNRFLLFLALSTVSLFASGAGNSLFGGSNDFLPVDEALPFNYTVDTGAIVLSWDVTPEHYLYKGRIQVSSKTDGVTLGEPVFSYTGTDTEDEFFGKVTVFYDPVQARVPVNLPEGVREAELQVTYQGCAKAGLCYPPQTRDALYYASSGSNDAPVPAGMSGSSGSSGTTQSSSTNAPSDTSTATGLAGFLANQSVLVIAALFLLLGLGLTFTPCVLPMVPIISSLVSSRNTSTTAHALLLSGSYVLGMALTYAAAGVITGLLGASFNLQAHLQSPWVLSVFAALFVVFALSMFNLFEIQLPRFIREPLNDASHRLTGSRVISIFGIGALSALIVSPCVSAPLAGSLLYISTTQDAVIGGVALFALGLGMGIPLILVAVGGRKLLPSTGPWMNVVKAFYGVMLLAVAIWLVERLVPAWLALTLWGLLIAVTGVQLGAFDAAKAGWERTRKGLGLVMFAYGIALLAGAVSGANDPMKPLAPFTASNPAVADGSAPQMAHAQFLRLESPADIRNQLAQAKRDGTPVMLDFYADWCISCKVMERNVFSNGSVIQALSPYTLLQLDMTDNTPAQQALLEELGLFGPPAILFYGNDGAELETARILGEMDREQFLGHLNALDMSGGS from the coding sequence ATGACCGGCAACAACACAGCCTCACGCAGTAGTGCTCCCCATCGGGTACTGAACCGCTTTTTACTGTTTCTGGCACTGTCCACCGTATCGCTGTTCGCGTCCGGGGCAGGCAATTCGCTGTTCGGCGGCAGCAACGATTTCCTGCCGGTGGACGAAGCCCTGCCGTTCAATTACACCGTTGATACCGGCGCTATTGTGCTGTCATGGGATGTCACCCCTGAACACTACCTCTACAAAGGCCGCATCCAGGTAAGCAGCAAAACAGACGGCGTCACCCTGGGAGAGCCCGTTTTCTCATACACCGGTACCGATACGGAGGATGAGTTCTTCGGTAAGGTCACGGTCTTCTACGATCCGGTTCAGGCACGCGTCCCGGTCAATCTTCCTGAAGGCGTCCGCGAGGCGGAGCTTCAGGTTACCTACCAGGGCTGTGCCAAGGCAGGTCTATGCTACCCGCCGCAAACCCGTGACGCGCTGTACTACGCCAGCTCCGGAAGCAACGACGCCCCCGTTCCTGCCGGCATGTCCGGCTCTTCGGGGTCATCAGGCACTACCCAGTCATCGTCGACAAACGCACCCTCGGATACATCCACGGCGACCGGGCTCGCCGGTTTTTTGGCCAACCAGTCTGTTTTGGTCATCGCGGCCCTGTTTTTGCTGCTGGGGCTGGGCCTGACCTTTACACCCTGCGTCCTGCCCATGGTGCCGATCATTTCCTCACTGGTGTCCAGTCGCAACACCAGTACCACCGCCCACGCACTACTGCTTTCCGGCAGCTATGTCCTGGGTATGGCACTGACCTATGCCGCAGCGGGTGTGATTACCGGGTTGCTGGGTGCCAGCTTCAACCTTCAGGCACACCTACAGTCGCCGTGGGTGCTGAGCGTTTTCGCGGCACTGTTCGTGGTATTTGCCCTCTCCATGTTCAACCTGTTTGAGATCCAGCTTCCCCGGTTTATCCGGGAGCCGCTCAACGATGCCAGCCATCGCCTGACCGGAAGCCGCGTGATCAGCATCTTCGGCATCGGCGCGCTGTCAGCACTGATCGTTTCACCCTGCGTATCGGCACCGCTTGCTGGTAGCTTGCTGTACATCAGTACCACCCAGGATGCCGTCATCGGAGGCGTTGCCCTGTTCGCCCTTGGGCTTGGCATGGGCATTCCCCTGATACTCGTGGCGGTGGGCGGCCGTAAGCTGTTGCCCTCCACCGGTCCCTGGATGAACGTGGTCAAAGCCTTCTACGGCGTCATGCTGCTGGCTGTCGCGATCTGGTTGGTGGAACGGCTGGTCCCGGCCTGGCTGGCGCTGACACTCTGGGGTTTACTGATTGCCGTTACCGGCGTGCAACTCGGAGCCTTCGATGCCGCAAAGGCTGGCTGGGAGCGCACCCGCAAAGGTCTGGGCCTGGTGATGTTTGCCTACGGCATCGCGTTATTGGCCGGTGCCGTATCCGGCGCCAACGACCCGATGAAGCCTTTAGCGCCGTTCACGGCCTCCAACCCGGCGGTTGCTGATGGCTCTGCGCCCCAGATGGCCCACGCCCAATTCCTTCGGTTGGAGTCGCCTGCCGATATTCGCAATCAACTGGCCCAGGCGAAGCGAGACGGCACCCCGGTCATGCTGGACTTCTACGCCGACTGGTGCATCTCCTGCAAGGTCATGGAGCGTAACGTCTTCAGCAACGGCTCTGTGATCCAGGCGCTGTCACCGTACACACTGCTGCAACTGGACATGACGGACAACACGCCCGCCCAGCAGGCACTGCTTGAAGAACTGGGGCTGTTCGGCCCCCCGGCCATTCTGTTCTATGGCAACGATGGGGCTGAGCTGGAAACCGCCCGGATACTGGGCGAAATGGACCGCGAACAGTTCCTCGGCCATCTAAACGCACTGGACATGTCCGGCGGCTCCTGA